In the genome of Kazachstania africana CBS 2517 chromosome 6, complete genome, the window GAGGATGGCTATTCGAAACATTGTTTTGTTTGGAAAGGTGACTTAAATACTGTACTTGTTGAGGGAGGTTTTAAAATAGCAGAGAACGATTTAGTTTTAGTTGTGGGTGATTTTGATCTCTTCCACATGGGACAAATTGATCAACTAGCCAACGTTAAGACAAAAATGTATGCCAATAGTCCAAAATGTAAGTTAATTGTGGGAGTAACCCTGAgagatttcaaagatagaaacaaaaatacaataatgacattgaaagaaagagtATTGAGTGTATTGAGTTGCAAGTACGTTGATGGTGTCATAATTGATCCTACCGACGAGGACAGTTTTGAAACCAAATGGGAAATTGATACAGATCCGTTAATCCAAAGTGGAAAATTTAGCAGATATTTGACCAAGCAAATCATAATAAATCGTATCGACGATCAACGTGATGTCTACATAAAGagaaatgagaaaaaaggcattattattgaatagATGAAGCTATAAAAAAACAGATGGTTGCATATATgccaaatatatatactaacTCATTaagataaaagaatatatggTAGATAGAATACGACAGTAGCTGtgataaattttgagaaGCAGAGgtcaaatttgatatttttgaatatccTCAAATCTTTTCTCATTAAGTTGGCTATTAACATTAGAagatcttctttctttgttaAAAAGTGGTGGTATCTCTCCAGAATCCATCAAATCGTTAAGTTCGTCGCCTGGTTTACCCCAGTTACCTTTACCTGAACCGTGCTTCTTTACATTATATGGAGCTTCACCAAAATTGCCATTATGCGTAAAATACTTAGGATCCGCCTGATGCTCGTGGATAGTCCATTTAGTGGTTCTCgtcattttgaattatcaCTACGTGAATTTAAATTAGAATTTTATATACCGTTTGGATTATTTTAAGATtgcatttatatatatgtaaagTATCATTTATGCGATGATTTTAATGGATCCTTTACACGGCTGATGCACAGATCATCATTTACTGGCATTAAATTCCCACTCTTTAAACGTGATGAGTCTCTTGATGCTCGTGATCCACAGTCTTACAGTTTCGTTGATCATTATATTTGCCACATCCGTATTACCAAACCTACTAATCTTGAATTGTGCGCTTCTTGAGTGGATACCAACATTACTGACACCAATGGGCCATGCGACGTTACCGATACTTAACTTCAAATATAGATTTAATGCGTTCTCTACCTTGCCCTTGTCATTCTGTAGATGGAAGAATATGCTACTTAGTGATATCAGTATCTCTCTTTCGATAGTGAGCTTCCGTAGCTGGATGAGTAAGGGAAACAGGCTCATTTTGGTTTCTTCCAGAAGTTCTCCCTGGTAGTTCGACGTTTCCCACTCTTTCAATAGTTGATGTATATAAAGGTTACATTTCATAGAGAGTGTGTTGGAATTATCTACGTCCTTTGTATCTTCAAGTGACTTGATTTCTCTTATAGTTATATTTACTGGTAACTTAGACtctctttcaatgatatcTCGCACCATATCGATTCGATCCTTTTCTGTGGTATCCTCCTCTAGTTCATCATTCTTCACTGGATGAGATGAAGCGGCAACTGGTACGGAAGCTTCATTTACATGCACATCTTTTGGAAGATCTTGTTCTTCTGCTTGTTCAGGCTCTATGGCACGGTTTTccttcaaagaaatttcacTCCgcttcttcaatatctcTTGCTTCAATATACTGCTGAAGTCCATTACATAAACCAAGTAAAGCAACAGTTCTAATCGTATATCGACCTGCCCATCTGCCTTTAAAAGTTCATCTTTAATCGAaatactattattattattttcttgcgATACCCGGACAAACTCATTGGAATATTCgattggaaaaaaaaagtgaagaGGGAAGAAGGAAATATCTACTTCTAAGAGTAATGAAACTACTTCTAGTGAGTCCCAGGATACGAAGCTTCAGCCTATAGAAAAGTCTTTAAGATGGCTAGTGAGGCTACTAATGATGCACAGGGCTATTTGTCCcaggaagaagaagtctTTGACGGTAacgatattgaaaataatgaaacaaGGGTTTACGAAGAGTCATTAGATTTGGATTTATCCCGTAGCAATAGACAAATTTGGTTGGTTAGACTGCCAATGTTTCTTGCTGAAAAATGGAGGGACAGGAATAATCTTCATGGGCAAGAGTTGGGGAAGATTAGGATCAATAAAGATGGTAGTAAAATCAAGCTAGTactcaatgaaaatgataatgactCCATCCCACATGAGTATGATCTAGAACTTACGAAGAAAGTTGTGGAAAATGAGTACGTCTTTACGGAACAAAATTTAAGAAAGTTTCAACAACGTGAAAGAGAACTTGCTGCAGATCCTGAAAAGCAAAGGCAAGCTTATCTCAAGAAACAGGAAAGAGAggaagaattaaaaaagaaacagcAACAATTGAAACGTAAAAATAATAGGAGGAAATTCAATCATAGGGTTATGACTGATAGAGATGGTAGAGATAGATATATTCCATATGTGAAGACTATTCCAAAAAAGACGACAATTACAGGTACAGTTTGTCACGAATGTCAAGTCATGCCTTCAATGAATGATCCAAATTACCATAAGATTGTCGAACAACGGAGAAACTTAgttaaatataataataaagaaagaatcaCAACATTGGACCAAACTGTCGGTGTTACAATGAGCCATACAGGTATGTCCATGAAATCCGATACATCCACTTTCTTGAAAGTTGGTCGTGAAAAGGCTAAGAGCAACATTAAGTCAATTAGAATgccaaagaaagaaattttggactatctattcaaattattcgATGAGTATGATTACTGGTCATTAAAAGGGTTGAAAGAACGTACAAGGCAACCTGAAGCACATTTGAAAGAATGTCTGGATAAAGTGGCAACTTTAGTGAAGAAAGGTCCATATGCTTTCAAATACACTTTGAAACCCGAATAtaagaaattgaaggaagaagaaagaaaggcAACATTGGGTGAACTGGCCAATGATCAATCGCAATCACCTGACAGTTCCGTCGGTAATGAAAATGGGCAAGGTAGTGCCGGAAATGAGGAAGATATGGAAGGCGAAGACGACATCGAAATGGAAGATATTGTATAGTCCCATTATATGCGGATGAAGATACAATATAAAGGAATAGCAACACTCTTTGTAAAGGATAtgtctttttttgaaaatatagCTATTTCTCTGGTTTTTGTATTCGTTATTAGAgtcattttgaatatttgatttcaattatataaattataatTATTAGTTTTTTTTACTGCATATTGATATCAATGTTATTGTAATCGTTTACTTCTATAATtgttttatcttttttaaaattgtcattttttgaagcaGCCATTTCTATTAAAGTTTCGTTGTCCTTGCCATTGGTCTTTTTGGCGTCCTTCTCAAAAGGTGCATCTGGTAAGTTTTCTTTCGCCGCTTCTAAAGTTCTACCCTCAGTTTTGCTTATACTCTCATGAATAGTTCCACTTTCTTCACTAGTTGGtgtaataaattcattaaaaggCTCAGATTCATCttgtatattttctttttcatatcgttcatcttcatcgttAGTAGAGGGGATAATACGAATGTTCTTCACATTACTGAATGAAACTTTTCTCTTCCTATTACCACCGGATAAGGAGGAAATATCTGTTCTATCTTTTTTATCACTCATATCTTCAAACAGAACCGTATCCCCTTCTCTATCATCTGTCGAGTTCTTACCTCCGGGCTCCTTACTTATGACTGAAGTAACAGAACTCGTAGATTCAGCAGACTGCACAGTACCTGATGGACATATTAATTCGGCTGTTCGTATCCACCTTCTCCTTCTGGTGTATTTGGTGTACGTATCCTCAGTAGTTGGCTTTTTCCATGTATTATCGAAATAAATAAATGCTGCATTTGCATCTGGCGATGCCGTTGTTTTTGCCTTCGAACTAGATAATTGAATAGCACCCGCATTAGTCATATCAAGACGCCAAGTTTTATCCACCCACCTCCACCTCATATTTGAATCATCTTCAGGAAGTTTAAATAGGCCAGGTTCTGGAACAGtatttaaaaattcatcGGTCCATGGGGCTCTCTCGTAAGCCATTAAAGTAGATGTCCAGCCTATCCCCAACCATCTACGCTGATTTTCATACAAAACATATGTGAATCTGACTTTGTTTAGCCCAGTATTACTACCATTACCTTTTGTAGGCATATTTTGCAGTTGTTTGGCCACGttataaaatattctttgatGTTTATTCACGCCGTCTAGATCCAGCCCGGTAAGatagaagatgaaaagtCGAACTGCTCTGAATCTCCAAAGAATTCTTCTCATATGTTTCGCCCATGGCGAATGATACGTCAGAGCAAAAACTCCTGATATGagtaataatttgatcGGCGGTATTATGAAGAATGATATTATGATGtaattggaagaaaaaaaagtattaGTAAATAAAATTCTTCTGATGTCCTGGGTagttaaaatatttatagGAGACAGCATCATATCTGCTTTTAACGATACCCTGTTCATTACATGAACAATGTCATCTAGCGTTGGATACGCAGAAACCTGCTCTGTAACGTATTTATCTAGAAGAGAGTAAAGCCACAATGACTCTATGACTATCAGATGGCCAAAATATTTCGTAAAAGTTTCATAGTGAAGTATCGTTAAGACATATATGAAAACTAGTACTACGCTTGGCCAGGCTTCGTCATTGGTCCAAGTAATCAGGCTGAGAGCTTTATCCGTCACTATTAGGTATGGGTATAGTTTAGCGAGGCTTCTTGCAATTGTAGGTGGCGTTGATGTCAATAATGGGGATGATACAATCATTGTGTCAAGATCGTTATCTGACTCAACACTATTAGATCGGGAGTGTTTCATTTTCCGACTCTTCTTCAAAGCACTTCTCGTCCCCCTCTTCTTACTAGAATTCTCAATATGAGTCCCAAATCTAACAAACTGTGAATTGGTAACTTCATCAGTTTCCTTTGCGGATGATTCATGTATCTTTTTCTCAGAAGTTTTGATATCttcattcattttctaaaaaaTGTGGCAATTGTATGCTAAATGTAGAGAATTTGACTCTTTAACAATGAAGCCAATACAAATGATATCCTCTTTCTATGTTTATATGGGCTTTCCTATCAAAGTGGTCCTTTTCCCTCATCTGATGATGA includes:
- the STF2 gene encoding ATPase-stabilizing factor family protein (similar to Saccharomyces cerevisiae STF2 (YGR008C) and TMA10 (YLR327C); ancestral locus Anc_4.146) gives rise to the protein MTRTTKWTIHEHQADPKYFTHNGNFGEAPYNVKKHGSGKGNWGKPGDELNDLMDSGEIPPLFNKERRSSNVNSQLNEKRFEDIQKYQI
- the PEX31 gene encoding peroxisome biogenesis protein (similar to Saccharomyces cerevisiae PEX31 (YGR004W) and PEX30 (YLR324W); ancestral locus Anc_4.140), which gives rise to MNEDIKTSEKKIHESSAKETDEVTNSQFVRFGTHIENSSKKRGTRSALKKSRKMKHSRSNSVESDNDLDTMIVSSPLLTSTPPTIARSLAKLYPYLIVTDKALSLITWTNDEAWPSVVLVFIYVLTILHYETFTKYFGHLIVIESLWLYSLLDKYVTEQVSAYPTLDDIVHVMNRVSLKADMMLSPINILTTQDIRRILFTNTFFSSNYIIISFFIIPPIKLLLISGVFALTYHSPWAKHMRRILWRFRAVRLFIFYLTGLDLDGVNKHQRIFYNVAKQLQNMPTKGNGSNTGLNKVRFTYVLYENQRRWLGIGWTSTLMAYERAPWTDEFLNTVPEPGLFKLPEDDSNMRWRWVDKTWRLDMTNAGAIQLSSSKAKTTASPDANAAFIYFDNTWKKPTTEDTYTKYTRRRRWIRTAELICPSGTVQSAESTSSVTSVISKEPGGKNSTDDREGDTVLFEDMSDKKDRTDISSLSGGNRKRKVSFSNVKNIRIIPSTNDEDERYEKENIQDESEPFNEFITPTSEESGTIHESISKTEGRTLEAAKENLPDAPFEKDAKKTNGKDNETLIEMAASKNDNFKKDKTIIEVNDYNNIDINMQ
- the PRP18 gene encoding mRNA splicing protein PRP18 (similar to Saccharomyces cerevisiae PRP18 (YGR006W); ancestral locus Anc_4.143) → MDFSSILKQEILKKRSEISLKENRAIEPEQAEEQDLPKDVHVNEASVPVAASSHPVKNDELEEDTTEKDRIDMVRDIIERESKLPVNITIREIKSLEDTKDVDNSNTLSMKCNLYIHQLLKEWETSNYQGELLEETKMSLFPLLIQLRKLTIEREILISLSSIFFHLQNDKGKVENALNLYLKLSIGNVAWPIGVSNVGIHSRSAQFKISRFGNTDVANIMINETVRLWITSIKRLITFKEWEFNASK
- the TFG2 gene encoding transcription factor IIF subunit TFG2 (similar to Saccharomyces cerevisiae TFG2 (YGR005C); ancestral locus Anc_4.142); the protein is MASEATNDAQGYLSQEEEVFDGNDIENNETRVYEESLDLDLSRSNRQIWLVRLPMFLAEKWRDRNNLHGQELGKIRINKDGSKIKLVLNENDNDSIPHEYDLELTKKVVENEYVFTEQNLRKFQQRERELAADPEKQRQAYLKKQEREEELKKKQQQLKRKNNRRKFNHRVMTDRDGRDRYIPYVKTIPKKTTITGTVCHECQVMPSMNDPNYHKIVEQRRNLVKYNNKERITTLDQTVGVTMSHTGMSMKSDTSTFLKVGREKAKSNIKSIRMPKKEILDYLFKLFDEYDYWSLKGLKERTRQPEAHLKECLDKVATLVKKGPYAFKYTLKPEYKKLKEEERKATLGELANDQSQSPDSSVGNENGQGSAGNEEDMEGEDDIEMEDIV